The following DNA comes from Puniceicoccaceae bacterium.
AGTCAAATTGTCTCATTACGAATAGACCTTAAATTTCTGTAATTCATTGCGGTTCAAGGCTTTTATTGAATTCAAAAAGATGGCAGCAAAGTTGCATTATTGATGCTGTTCTCTTCGGAGCACACCACAATTTCATCAACATCAACAAGGAGACAATACACATGAAACTCATCAAGTACGATAACAGTTACCTGGACCCATTCACCAACTTCGACCGCTGGTTTGATGACGCCTTTTTCGGGGCCGACCGGCGACCGCTGTTCAACCGTCTGTTTGATGGAGTCACCAGCAACCAGCTTCCGGTCAACCTCTACGAGGACAGAGATAACTACTATGTCACCGCCGAATTGCCGGGGTTGAGCAAAAAGGACGTCAAGATTGAACTCGAAAACGCAGTTCTTACCATTTCGGGGGAACGCAAGCGCAAGCAGGACGAATCCGAGTCCAGCGTCAGTTTCAGCCGCTCGATTACTGTTGGAGATGACATCAACCCGTCAAAGGTCAAAGCGAGGATGCAGGACGGTGTACTTACCATTACCCTTCCACGCGAGGAAGAACGCAAGCCGCGCACGATCACTGTATCCTGAATTCACCGGACCCGGGCAGGAGCACACTTCCGCCCGGTTGTCCTATCCAAGAACAACAAATGATTTAAAACCAACATGAATACTACACTTTCCAAAAGCGAAACCACTCCCAACACTCAAACCACGGCTGTTCAGTATCGGCGACCCGCCTACGAAGTCGTCGAACTGGAAGGCGCCTACGAGGTTCACGTCCAGGTTCCCGGATGCACCAAGGAAGGCATCCAGATTCATCACGAAAAAGATGTGCTCACGATTCAGGCGAGCCGCCAGAATGTTGTGAATGCAGACTGGAAACGCATCCATCGCGAGATCCCCGAATCGGATTTTCAGCTGAAGCTGAATCTGAATGTGGACATCAACTCGGAGCAAATCACCGCAAAGACCGAAGACGGAGTGCTGCGCATTCATCTTCCGATCACGGAAGAGGCAAAACCCCGCCAAATCTCGGTGGACTGAGACACGCTACGCTTCAACTTAAAAAAAGACGCTGCTGATTGGCAGCGTCTTTTTTTTATGAATCAGACTCCACACATATTCCACTTGCGATCATCGCTCATTGCCATTGAACCAGCGCAACCGATTTGCTAGCGTCGCAATCCTTAGCAAAACCATCACCATGCATCTCAACCTATCTCTTGCGTGCCGAATCGCACTCTTCACTGCCTCATGGCTCTGCACCTCCAGCATTGTCAGTGCATCGCGTTGGGCTGAGCAGGGGAAAACCTACCTTGAGCAGAATCAAAACCGCTCCGGTGTTATCACACTCGAGAGTGGTTTGCAGTACCGCATCCTCATTCCCGGCAAAGGCGAAAAACCGGGACCACGTTCAAACGTAGCGGTCTACTATCGCGGGACGTT
Coding sequences within:
- a CDS encoding Hsp20/alpha crystallin family protein, whose protein sequence is MKLIKYDNSYLDPFTNFDRWFDDAFFGADRRPLFNRLFDGVTSNQLPVNLYEDRDNYYVTAELPGLSKKDVKIELENAVLTISGERKRKQDESESSVSFSRSITVGDDINPSKVKARMQDGVLTITLPREEERKPRTITVS
- a CDS encoding Hsp20/alpha crystallin family protein, which gives rise to MNTTLSKSETTPNTQTTAVQYRRPAYEVVELEGAYEVHVQVPGCTKEGIQIHHEKDVLTIQASRQNVVNADWKRIHREIPESDFQLKLNLNVDINSEQITAKTEDGVLRIHLPITEEAKPRQISVD
- a CDS encoding FKBP-type peptidyl-prolyl cis-trans isomerase, whose protein sequence is MHLNLSLACRIALFTASWLCTSSIVSASRWAEQGKTYLEQNQNRSGVITLESGLQYRILIPGKGEKPGPRSNVAVYYRGTLFDGTEFDSASITRPPVVLNVSRVIPGWKEALQLMPVGSLWELTIPSELAYGRRGAGKDIPPDSVLIFELELVEIR